One stretch of Eubacteriales bacterium DNA includes these proteins:
- a CDS encoding restriction endonuclease, with product MKRKKYKDINYLNFNTKDKPKLEDYNITQEMLDNEISKFDKKKEILKKRKTKYENAKTWLWWLIPTIGFTIYYLADTEYDWFACMLIGSISGISGIVVLCFIMSIISTRIESMEEISLDGKGVLDRYKRYRYDLSCYEIELSRRIKMREEEYWTKMEGHKFENEIAKLYNLHGYSVRVTKGSGDGGVDIIMNKDEQTYYVQCKNHSKPVSPATARELFGVMTHAGVQHGIIVSPRGFTFNVRKFISGKNIELIEIDDILRMANNLND from the coding sequence ATGAAGAGAAAAAAGTATAAAGATATCAATTATCTCAATTTTAATACTAAAGATAAACCTAAATTAGAAGATTATAATATTACTCAAGAAATGTTAGATAATGAAATATCGAAGTTTGATAAAAAGAAAGAGATTCTTAAAAAGCGTAAAACAAAATATGAGAATGCTAAAACGTGGTTATGGTGGTTGATACCGACAATAGGGTTTACTATATATTATCTAGCTGATACTGAATATGATTGGTTCGCATGTATGTTGATTGGAAGTATAAGTGGTATATCTGGTATAGTTGTTCTATGCTTTATTATGTCGATAATTAGTACAAGGATTGAAAGCATGGAAGAAATATCATTAGATGGTAAAGGCGTTCTTGATAGATATAAAAGATATCGATATGATTTAAGTTGTTATGAAATTGAATTAAGCAGAAGAATAAAGATGAGAGAAGAAGAATACTGGACTAAGATGGAAGGCCATAAATTTGAAAATGAAATAGCTAAGCTGTATAATTTACATGGATATTCGGTTAGAGTTACAAAAGGTTCTGGTGATGGTGGGGTTGATATCATTATGAATAAGGATGAGCAAACTTATTATGTTCAATGTAAAAATCACAGTAAACCTGTATCACCAGCAACTGCAAGAGAGTTATTTGGTGTAATGACCCACGCCGGAGTGCAGCATGGAATTATTGTTTCGCCAAGAGGTTTCACTTTTAATGTAAGGAAATTTATAAGTGGTAAGAATATAGAATTAATTGAGATAGATGATATTTTAAGAATGGCTAACAATTTGAATGATTAA
- a CDS encoding AMP-binding protein, with protein MKLSFSTLGCPDFDWPDIYSVAKDFGFDGIEIRGLGENIFDVKANPFSEEKLPQTIEKLTKLHLEIPCISSGCCLKYKDLKEQNHNEILKYIDLAYKLKTPYIRILGDIAPAPEGKVDDEIILNALLRLIPYAEEKGVTLLIETNGVYADTLRLCNLLNQVDSDNVAALWDMHHPYRFAGESPEKTVQNLGAYIKYTHIKDSIVKDGKIIYRILGEGDLPIDEMMRALSSINYDGYVSLEWVKKYAPELSDAGIVFPQFANYMSQYTKKPLLTRQLFDNHAKTGKYVWPKEHLIDLTFPQVLDRMVEEFPDQYAFRYTEMDYTRTYSEFRDDVDTFARALIAMGVKAGDHVAIWATNVPQWYITFWAATKIGAVLVTVNTAYKIYEAEYLLRQSDTHTLVMTDGYKDSDYVAIIKELCPELENSENGKPLHIKRLPFLRNIVTVESSQKGCLTWDEAIDMAKQVPVEEVYRRAVVLNKHDVCNMQYTSGTTGFPKGVMLSHHNVVNNGKAIGDGMDLSTADRMMIQVPMFHCFGMVLAMTACMTHGTTMSPITAFSPRKGLDCINKEKITAFHGVPTMFIAMLSHENFKETDFSYMRTGIMAGSPCPVKVMQDVVDKMNMREICIVYGQTEASPGCTMSKTTDPLKVRINTVGGNMFGVECKIVDPESNKELPDNVDGEFVAKGYNIMKGYYKMPQATSAAIDEDGWLHTGDLARRDENGNYKITGRIKDMIIRGGENIYPKEIEDFIYTHPKVSDVQVIGVPDKQYGEEIMACVIVKNGETLTEEELKEYIRSHIAKHKTPKYIDFVDSFPMNAAGKILKYKMREMAVEKFNLQADAGIETA; from the coding sequence GTGAAACTTTCATTTTCTACGTTAGGCTGCCCTGATTTTGACTGGCCGGATATATACTCTGTCGCAAAGGACTTTGGATTCGACGGTATAGAGATTAGGGGCCTTGGTGAAAATATCTTTGACGTTAAGGCTAATCCGTTCAGCGAAGAAAAGCTGCCTCAAACCATAGAAAAATTAACTAAACTGCATTTAGAAATACCTTGTATATCCTCAGGCTGCTGCCTTAAATATAAGGACTTAAAAGAGCAAAACCATAATGAGATACTTAAATATATAGACCTTGCATATAAACTTAAAACTCCCTATATCCGTATTTTAGGTGATATTGCTCCTGCCCCGGAAGGAAAAGTAGACGATGAAATCATCTTAAATGCACTTTTGAGGCTTATTCCTTATGCGGAAGAAAAAGGCGTTACCCTGTTAATAGAAACTAATGGCGTTTATGCAGATACTTTAAGGCTCTGCAACCTCTTAAACCAGGTAGACAGCGATAACGTTGCCGCTCTTTGGGATATGCACCATCCTTACCGTTTCGCCGGTGAATCTCCTGAAAAAACAGTTCAGAACTTAGGCGCTTACATCAAATATACACATATCAAGGATTCGATTGTCAAAGACGGGAAAATAATATATCGTATCCTTGGTGAAGGCGACCTACCTATAGACGAAATGATGCGTGCACTTAGCTCAATAAACTACGATGGCTATGTGTCGCTTGAATGGGTTAAAAAATATGCTCCTGAGTTAAGCGACGCCGGGATAGTCTTCCCGCAGTTTGCAAATTATATGAGCCAGTATACTAAAAAACCGCTTTTAACCAGGCAGCTTTTTGATAACCATGCAAAAACCGGAAAATACGTCTGGCCTAAAGAGCATTTAATAGACTTGACTTTCCCTCAGGTTTTAGACAGGATGGTAGAAGAATTCCCGGACCAGTATGCTTTTAGATACACGGAAATGGATTATACGAGAACCTATTCAGAGTTTAGAGATGATGTAGATACTTTTGCGCGTGCCTTAATCGCCATGGGCGTTAAAGCCGGAGACCATGTAGCTATATGGGCAACCAACGTGCCCCAGTGGTATATAACATTTTGGGCGGCGACTAAAATAGGAGCTGTCTTGGTTACTGTAAACACAGCCTATAAAATATACGAGGCAGAATACTTATTGCGTCAGTCTGATACACACACACTTGTAATGACAGACGGCTATAAGGATTCAGATTATGTTGCGATTATAAAAGAACTGTGCCCCGAACTTGAAAACAGCGAAAATGGCAAACCGCTTCATATAAAACGCCTGCCGTTCTTGAGAAATATAGTAACGGTAGAATCTTCTCAAAAAGGCTGCCTTACCTGGGATGAAGCTATCGACATGGCCAAACAGGTCCCTGTTGAAGAAGTGTATAGAAGGGCGGTAGTATTAAACAAACACGACGTATGTAACATGCAGTATACATCGGGTACCACCGGTTTCCCAAAAGGCGTAATGCTTTCGCACCATAACGTCGTTAATAACGGCAAAGCTATCGGCGACGGTATGGACTTGTCTACTGCAGACAGGATGATGATTCAGGTCCCTATGTTTCATTGTTTCGGCATGGTACTTGCTATGACAGCTTGTATGACGCACGGAACGACCATGTCTCCGATAACGGCTTTTTCACCCAGAAAAGGCCTCGATTGTATCAATAAAGAAAAAATAACCGCTTTTCATGGCGTACCGACTATGTTTATAGCCATGTTATCTCATGAAAACTTTAAAGAGACTGATTTTAGCTACATGCGGACGGGTATAATGGCAGGTAGCCCTTGCCCCGTTAAAGTCATGCAGGACGTTGTCGATAAGATGAATATGAGAGAAATATGCATAGTATACGGGCAGACCGAGGCTTCCCCAGGCTGCACTATGAGTAAGACGACAGATCCTCTAAAAGTCAGGATCAATACCGTCGGCGGCAACATGTTCGGCGTCGAATGTAAGATAGTAGACCCTGAGTCTAATAAGGAACTCCCCGATAATGTAGACGGTGAATTTGTGGCAAAAGGCTATAACATTATGAAAGGTTATTATAAAATGCCTCAGGCTACATCAGCGGCTATAGATGAAGACGGCTGGCTTCATACAGGAGACCTTGCCCGCCGGGACGAGAACGGCAATTACAAAATAACAGGGCGTATAAAAGACATGATTATCCGCGGTGGTGAAAATATATATCCAAAGGAGATAGAAGATTTTATCTACACCCATCCCAAAGTCTCCGATGTACAGGTAATAGGCGTACCGGATAAGCAATACGGCGAAGAAATAATGGCCTGCGTCATAGTAAAGAACGGAGAAACACTAACTGAAGAAGAGTTAAAGGAATATATCCGTTCCCACATAGCAAAGCATAAAACTCCAAAATACATAGATTTTGTAGATAGTTTTCCGATGAATGCGGCCGGCAAGATACTTAAATATAAGATGCGTGAAATGGCTGTTGAAAAATTTAACCTTCAGGCAGATGCAGGTATAGAAACAGCATAA
- the dusB gene encoding tRNA dihydrouridine synthase DusB — translation MDILDIAKNPFFLAPMAGITDISFRRICSIYGAGLTYTEMVSAKGIKYGNERTKELISVSDEEGKAVLQLFGSDADILAEVARDMSCEFSGKLAMIDINMGCPVSKVVKNSEGSALMKDIPLASKIITKVKKNINLPLSIKFRSGWDLLSVNAVEFARMAEDSGADVICIHPRTKEQMFSGRADLDLIDSVLKAVKIPVIGSGDIKGTVDAEKMLKEMGCNAVMIGRAALGNPFIFRELLGEPPANILEKAECAIEHLYMLIEDKGEARGLSEFKKHAIWYTKGFDNAAKLRPHLMSAKTLLEMKKLLLSFAKR, via the coding sequence ATGGATATTTTAGATATTGCGAAAAACCCGTTTTTTCTGGCCCCTATGGCCGGTATAACGGATATATCTTTTAGGCGCATATGTTCTATTTACGGCGCCGGCCTTACATATACAGAGATGGTAAGCGCCAAAGGCATAAAATACGGCAACGAGAGGACTAAGGAACTAATATCGGTAAGCGATGAAGAGGGAAAAGCAGTTTTGCAGCTTTTTGGCAGTGATGCTGATATTTTAGCCGAAGTAGCCAGAGATATGTCCTGTGAATTTTCAGGCAAGCTTGCAATGATAGACATAAATATGGGCTGCCCGGTCAGCAAAGTTGTAAAAAATTCTGAAGGCAGTGCGCTCATGAAAGATATACCACTTGCCTCAAAGATAATAACCAAAGTAAAGAAAAACATAAATTTGCCTTTAAGCATAAAATTTCGTTCCGGATGGGATTTGTTAAGCGTAAATGCCGTTGAATTTGCCAGGATGGCGGAAGACTCGGGAGCAGACGTGATTTGCATACATCCGCGTACGAAAGAACAGATGTTTAGTGGGCGGGCAGACTTAGATTTAATAGATAGCGTTTTAAAGGCGGTTAAAATACCGGTTATAGGTAGCGGGGACATAAAGGGAACTGTTGATGCCGAAAAGATGCTTAAAGAAATGGGATGCAATGCAGTTATGATAGGCCGTGCGGCACTTGGGAACCCATTTATTTTTAGAGAACTTTTAGGAGAGCCCCCTGCAAACATTTTAGAGAAGGCCGAATGTGCTATAGAACATCTTTATATGCTTATAGAGGATAAGGGAGAGGCAAGGGGATTATCCGAATTTAAGAAGCATGCTATATGGTATACTAAGGGCTTTGATAATGCAGCAAAGCTAAGGCCGCATCTTATGAGTGCAAAGACTTTATTAGAAATGAAAAAACTCCTTTTATCTTTTGCAAAAAGGTGA
- a CDS encoding cupin domain-containing protein yields the protein MEDKIKLIAQRVKDLREVVEVSVDDMAKELNISKELYLEYEKGKHDFTFSILYSIANKLGVDIVDLMTGETPHLKVCSVVRKGEGLHMERRKEYKYEHLAYIFKNKIMEPFLVTVELSDVDARTHQNTHDGQEFNYVLEGSMKLLIKDSEIILNKGDAAYYDAKTPHSMEAIGGRCRFLSVIAK from the coding sequence ATGGAAGACAAGATAAAGTTGATAGCTCAAAGAGTTAAAGACTTAAGAGAAGTCGTAGAAGTAAGTGTAGACGATATGGCGAAAGAACTTAACATCTCCAAAGAACTATACTTAGAATATGAAAAAGGGAAACACGATTTTACGTTCAGTATACTTTATTCCATTGCAAATAAACTAGGGGTCGATATCGTAGATTTGATGACGGGCGAAACGCCGCATCTAAAGGTATGTTCAGTTGTCAGAAAAGGCGAAGGACTGCATATGGAACGCAGAAAAGAATATAAATACGAACATCTGGCCTATATATTTAAAAACAAAATCATGGAGCCGTTTTTAGTAACGGTTGAACTTAGTGATGTAGATGCTAGGACACATCAAAATACACATGACGGGCAAGAGTTTAATTATGTCTTAGAGGGAAGCATGAAGCTTTTGATAAAAGACAGTGAAATAATTTTAAACAAAGGAGATGCAGCGTATTACGATGCAAAAACTCCGCATTCGATGGAAGCAATCGGCGGGCGATGCCGGTTTTTATCTGTTATAGCAAAGTAG
- a CDS encoding citrate/2-methylcitrate synthase, which produces MPYNKMSEIKPEIIELANTCMNNYNITPDLYTKYEVKRGLRDVNGKGVLAGLTEIAEVSSYIIQDNEIIPCEGKLYYRGIDIEHLVSGFVSENRFGFEETAYLLLFGTLPSKQELENFIKLLAEYRQLPTSFVRDIIMKAPSPDMMNTLSRSVLTLYSYDTKADDISIPNVLRQSLQLIALFPLLSVYGYQAYSHYMNGQSFFIHAPSPDLSTAENILYTLRQDSKYTELEAKILDLILVLHAEHGGGNNSTFTTHVVSSSGTDTYSSISASLGSLKGPKHGGANIKVVKMFEDLMENVKDWSDEKAVRQYLADLLDKKAFDKAGLIYGVGHAVYSISDPRSKILKKFVESLSKEKNLEKEFELYELVERLAPEVIAEKRQIYKGVSANVDFYSGFAYSLLDLPVELFTPLFAISRIVGWSAHRIEEIMNASKIIRPAYKNVKKHSKYEPINER; this is translated from the coding sequence ATGCCGTATAACAAAATGTCTGAAATCAAACCAGAAATTATTGAATTAGCAAACACATGTATGAATAACTATAATATTACCCCGGATCTTTACACTAAATACGAAGTAAAACGCGGATTAAGAGACGTAAACGGTAAAGGCGTCCTTGCCGGGCTAACTGAAATTGCTGAGGTATCCTCTTATATAATACAAGATAATGAGATTATCCCGTGTGAAGGAAAGCTTTATTACCGCGGTATCGATATAGAACATTTAGTAAGCGGCTTTGTATCGGAGAACCGTTTTGGCTTTGAAGAAACAGCTTACCTGTTGTTATTCGGTACACTTCCTTCAAAACAAGAACTTGAAAATTTCATTAAATTATTAGCGGAGTATAGGCAGCTTCCAACCAGCTTTGTAAGAGACATAATAATGAAGGCACCCAGCCCAGATATGATGAATACGCTTTCACGCAGCGTACTAACGCTTTATTCATACGACACAAAGGCAGATGATATATCAATACCTAATGTACTTCGCCAAAGCCTGCAGTTAATCGCGCTTTTCCCTCTGCTTTCCGTCTACGGTTACCAGGCATACAGCCATTATATGAACGGGCAGAGCTTTTTCATCCATGCTCCAAGTCCAGACCTTTCAACTGCAGAAAACATCTTATATACTTTGCGGCAAGACAGTAAGTATACGGAACTCGAGGCAAAAATCTTAGACCTTATCTTAGTTCTTCACGCCGAACATGGCGGCGGAAATAATTCTACGTTTACAACTCACGTCGTTTCGTCGTCTGGAACAGATACTTATTCTTCAATATCCGCATCTTTAGGTTCTCTAAAAGGCCCAAAACACGGTGGAGCTAATATAAAAGTAGTTAAAATGTTTGAGGACTTAATGGAAAACGTTAAAGACTGGTCAGATGAAAAAGCAGTCAGGCAGTACCTTGCTGATTTATTGGACAAAAAGGCATTTGATAAAGCAGGCCTTATCTATGGCGTCGGCCATGCGGTTTACTCTATTTCAGACCCCCGATCTAAGATACTTAAAAAATTTGTTGAAAGCCTTTCTAAGGAAAAGAATTTGGAAAAGGAATTTGAACTTTACGAATTAGTAGAGCGCCTGGCTCCCGAAGTCATTGCTGAAAAACGCCAGATTTACAAAGGCGTCAGCGCCAACGTCGACTTTTACAGTGGCTTTGCCTATAGCTTGCTAGACTTACCTGTTGAGCTTTTCACTCCTCTTTTTGCAATATCACGTATCGTCGGCTGGAGTGCGCATAGGATTGAAGAGATTATGAATGCAAGTAAAATAATCCGGCCTGCATATAAAAATGTAAAAAAGCATTCTAAATATGAGCCGATAAACGAACGATAA